From Variovorax sp. J2L1-78, the proteins below share one genomic window:
- the clpP gene encoding ATP-dependent Clp endopeptidase proteolytic subunit ClpP yields MSAQDIQGLGMVPMVIEQSGRGERSYDIYSRLLKERVIFLVGEVNDQTANLVVAQLLFLESENPDKDISFYINSPGGSVSAGMAIYDTMQFIKPAVSTLCIGFAASMGAFLLAAGEKGKRFSLPNSKIMIHQVLGGARGQATDIEIHARDILKTREQMNRILAERTGQPLEKIARDTERDYFLTADESKDYGLIDQVISKRG; encoded by the coding sequence ATGAGCGCACAGGACATCCAAGGTCTCGGCATGGTGCCGATGGTGATCGAGCAATCCGGCCGCGGCGAGCGGTCCTATGACATCTATTCGCGCCTGCTGAAAGAGCGCGTGATCTTCCTGGTGGGCGAGGTCAACGACCAGACGGCCAACCTGGTGGTCGCCCAGCTGCTCTTTCTCGAGAGCGAGAACCCGGACAAGGACATTTCGTTCTACATCAACTCGCCTGGCGGCAGCGTAAGCGCCGGCATGGCGATCTACGACACGATGCAGTTCATCAAGCCGGCGGTGTCGACCCTGTGCATCGGCTTCGCGGCCAGCATGGGCGCCTTCCTGCTGGCGGCCGGCGAAAAGGGCAAGCGTTTCTCGCTGCCCAATTCGAAGATCATGATCCACCAGGTGCTGGGCGGCGCCCGTGGCCAGGCGACGGACATCGAAATCCATGCACGCGACATCCTGAAGACGCGCGAGCAGATGAACCGCATCCTGGCCGAGCGCACCGGCCAGCCGCTGGAGAAGATCGCCCGCGACACCGAGCGCGACTACTTCCTGACCGCCGACGAGTCGAAGGACTACGGCCTGATCGACCAGGTGATCTCGAAGCGCGGCTGA